Within the Rhizobium grahamii genome, the region AATGAAGCAGGCCCGCTCGCTGACACCCGAACTGCCGCTGAAGTCAGTGCTGCGCGACTACCCGCGCGGCGTCATTATCTCCATGCTGCTGACCTGGATCCTGTCGGCCGGTATCGTCGTCACGACGCTGATGACGGCGACCTTCCTGCAGAAACTCTACGGCTACACCGCCCAGCAGTCGCTTGCCGCCACCAGCTTCGGCACGCTCTTCCTGATCTTCGGCACAGCAGCCGCCGGCGCGATCGTTGACCGGGTGGGCTCCGGACGCTTCTTCGTCGTCTCCAGCATCTTCTTTGCTGCTGCGACCTTCGCCTTTTACACCTACGCCGCAACGTCGCTCACGGTCCTGTTCGTGCTCTATGCGATCATGGGATTGTCGGTCGGCATGGTCGGCGCGGTGCCCTATGTCATGGTGCGCGCCTTCCCGGCTCGCGTGCGCTTCAGCGGCCTTTCCTTCTCCTACAACGTCTCATACGCCATCTTCGGCGGTCTGACGCCGCTTGCCGTGGCCTCGGCTCTCCCACTGAACCCGATGGCGCATGCCTATTATCTGCTGTTCATTGCAGCCCTGGCCTTCGCGCTCGGGCTATACCTGATCGCCAAGGGCGATAGCGTCGAAGCAGAGGTCGGCATCGAGGAGCTGAACGAACGTCTTGCCACGAGCGCCTGACGACAACACACTAAGTTACTAACCGGCCTGCAGGCGTCTCTGCCGGCCCTACCAATCAGAGATATTTCATATGATTACTTGCCATCTGCGCTACGTCATCGACCCCTACAAGGTCGCCGAATTTGAAGAATATGCCAGGCTTTGGATTCCGATCGTCAACCGCATGGGCGGCAACCATCACGGCTATTTCCTGCCCTCCGAAGGCGCCAACAACATCGCGGTTGCATTGTTCTCCTTCCCGAGCCTCGCCGCCTACGAAGACTATCGCACGCGAATGGCCGTCGATCCCGAGTGCCAGGCGGCATTCGATCTGGACAAGCGCAACCGCAGCATCATCAGCTATGAGCGCAGCTTCATGCGCCCGGTTCTCGGCTGACCAAGACGTCGCCAAATCCGCGAAGGCCGGCCCGTTCGGCCTTCCGTTGCCACATGACGAGGAATTGAAGAACGATGCCAACACCTGCGATCAAAATCCTCGACGCGCTCTCCATACCGGGAAATCCGGCCAAGCCAAATGACGACCGCTTCGGCTATAATGAGTCCTGCGTCTTCGTGATCGATGGCGCAACCGGCCTTGGCGACCGCCAATACATGGACGCATCAGGCAGCGACGCCGCCTGGGTCGCGGCATGCTTCGCGGATGGCTTTCGGCAGCAGATCACGCGCCAGACACAGGTCTCCGATATCGCCCGCGCTGTGTCGCTAGAGGCCAAGGCCACATTCCTCGGCAGCAACCCTGATGTACCGCGCTACGCCTGGCCGCTTTCCGCCTTTTCGATGATCCATGCCGCCGACGACGGTTTGACCTTCTATGGCCTCGGCGATTCCTGCGTCTTCCTCTTGCGGGAAGATGGATCGGTGAGCTTTCACATGGCCATTCCCGACGCCTATGTCAGGGAGCAGGCACACGCACAAAGCCACATCGCCCGCACCGGCGGCATCACCAAGGATGGCGGCGCGCTAG harbors:
- a CDS encoding MFS transporter, translating into MSPTTPVAPPRRLTAQDFRTLGLSALGGALEFYDFIIFVFFAAVIGKLFFPADMPEWLVTIQTFGIFAAGYLVRPLGGIVLAHFGDLFGRKRVFAFSILLMALSTLGMAAMPTYATIGVAAPILLILMRILQGAAIGGEVPGAWTFVAEHVPFRRVGFACGFLCSGLTLGILLGSFIATIINSVFTPEDVAAYAWRIPFLLGGIFGLVAVYLRRWLQETPVFAEMKQARSLTPELPLKSVLRDYPRGVIISMLLTWILSAGIVVTTLMTATFLQKLYGYTAQQSLAATSFGTLFLIFGTAAAGAIVDRVGSGRFFVVSSIFFAAATFAFYTYAATSLTVLFVLYAIMGLSVGMVGAVPYVMVRAFPARVRFSGLSFSYNVSYAIFGGLTPLAVASALPLNPMAHAYYLLFIAALAFALGLYLIAKGDSVEAEVGIEELNERLATSA
- a CDS encoding NIPSNAP family protein — protein: MITCHLRYVIDPYKVAEFEEYARLWIPIVNRMGGNHHGYFLPSEGANNIAVALFSFPSLAAYEDYRTRMAVDPECQAAFDLDKRNRSIISYERSFMRPVLG